AGGCCAGCGACGGCCGTGATGACGCGCAGTTGTGCTTTCTGCGTGAGCGTCTGATTTACCTGCGCGAGCTGGACGAGCGGCGCGATGCGGTGCTCGGGGTCATCCCGCCCTTCCAATCGCGACAGTTGCCTCAAGGTGCCAGCGACATGCCGCACTGGGTGACGAGGTAATCGCGGATCGCGGGCCAGGTGGTGCGGGTGGCATGGGGCGCGAAGGTGATGCTGCCGATGACGGCGTTGCCGGTCAGGCCTAGCGCGACGCGGGCGCCGATCAGCATGTCCGTTGTCGCCAACACTCGGTTGTCGCCGTCAATATCCATCGAACAATTGCGCGCATCAAACGGGCCGCCCTCGTAGCGCGCGAGGCAGAAATCGTTGTTGCTGCCGTTGGAGCAATACCCTGCCACGACGATCTTGCCGTCGGGTTGCAACGCGACGGCGGTGGCGGCGTTATCGCTAGCGCCGATGGGTGAGATCAATTTGCCCGTGGTGTTAAAGCTCATGTCGAGCGAGCCGATGGGGTTGTAGCGGGCGAGGCAGACGTCGTTTTTGGTGCCGTTCGAGCAAAATCCCGCCACGACCAACTTGCCATCGGGTTGCAGTGCGAGGGCTCTGGCGTAGTCGTTGTTGCTGCCTATAGGGGTGACGACTCTGCCGCTGCTGCCGAAGCTCGTGTCGAGCGCGCCGTTGGTACTGAAGCGGGAGATGCAGAAGTCCCATCCGCCGAAAAAGCACTCCCCCGCTATGACGATCCTGCCATCGTGCTGCAGGGCGAGGGCGCGACCGATGTTTGTGCCGCCGCTGAAGACGATGACGGTGCCGCTGCTGCCGAAGGTTGCGTCGAGCACACCATTGGCGTTGTAACGCGCGAGGCAGAAGGTGTCGGAACAAGAACCGGCGACCAGGATTTTGCCGTCGGGTTGCAGCACGAGTGCGCGCGGGATGTCATCGTAGATGCTGAGGTCGGTGAACACGAGGCCTGCGCTGCCAAACGTGGGGTCTAGCTCGCCATTGGTGTTGAAGCGGGCGAGGCAGAAGTCGAGGCCAGTGCCGCCGTGATAGCACTGCGCCACGATCACGAGCTTGCCGTCAGGCTGAATGGCGAGGGCATTGGCGACGTTACCGTTGATGGTGATGAAGGGCGCGGCGATACCGTCAGTGCCGAACGTGGCGTCGAGCACGCCATTGGCGCTGTAGCGGGCAAGGCACGAGTTGGTGATGATGATGAGGCAGGAGCCCGCCACCACGATCTTGCCGTCGGGTTGCACCGCGATGGCGTAAGCGTTGTCGCCGTAGTCGCTGACGAATGTGAGGACCTTGCCGCCGTTGCCGAAGGTGGCGTCGAGCACGCCATTGGCGCTGTAGCGCGCGATGCACAGGTCGACATCGTTGCCATTGGAGCAGCTCCCCGCGACCAGGACTTTGCCGTCGGGTTGCACCGCGAGGGCGTTGGCGGTGGCCTCGCCCGCGCCGATGGCGGTGATGACTTTGCCGGTGCCGGAACCGAATGTGGTGTCAAGATCGCCCGGCGAAGCGTGGGTGGTTAACGAGGCGCAGAGCGCCAGCGCCGCAAGCATTCGACTGAACAGACGAGCCATGAGAATCCCCAATTGAGTTCTTGGCGCGAACGCGACTGTGTCCTGTTGCACAGACGCAGATTGCGCGGCGCTTGCTCTGGAGACTGCGATCACGGTGGGTTGATTCTAGGAGCCTGTCGGGCTTTGGGCGTCGAAAGCGAAAATCGGCCCCAGCGTGGACAGTTTTTGCCGACTTTGCAGCGCTCATAGCGAGGCTATGGGCCAAAAAGGCGGTGAATGGGACCGCTGCGGTCGATTTGCAGCCGACGAGCCAAAGTCCGACAGGCTCCGACGGCGCGATGGGTGCGCTAACGAAGCGTCTTGTTGTCGGCTCGGAGTCTTATGGCAATGGTTTTTCCGCGTAAACGACAGCCGGGCAGTAGTTACGGGCAGATTTATCACTATCTCGACATTGCGATCAATTTTGCTCAAACGACTACAGGTCAGTCGTTTGAGCAAAATAGCTGTTTGTGTCCGCAATCCGTCGATCAATTTTGCTCGCACCCGCCACGTCGACGGATCGTTTCGCCGCGCAGATACACTGCGCGGCTTTGTCAATTTGATCGATTGAATTTCCGATGCCTGAATCCTTGATCGTGCGTCTCGCACGAGACGTTGTTATTGCCCCGAAACAAGCTGAAGCGGCGGTTGCGCTGCTCGATGGTGGCGCGACGGTACCGTTCATTGCGCGCTATCGCAAAGAAGTGACTGATGGACTCGATGATGTCCAGTTGCGCTTTCTGGAAGAGCGTTTGAGTTATCTGCGCGAGCTGGATGAACGGCGCGACGTGGTGTTGGCGACGATCAAAGAGCAGGGCAAGCTGACCGACGAGTTGGCGGTCGCGCTGGATCGTTGTGTGACCAAGCAAGAGATTGAAGATTTGTATTTGCCGTACAAGGTGAAGCGACGCACCAAGGCGCAGATTGCGCGGGAGGCTGGCTTGCAGCCGCTGGCGGATGCGCTCTACACCGACCCGACGCTGACACCGCTCGCAGAGGCGGCGAAGTTCGTCAACACGGTGCCACCCGCCGATGGTGCGGCGGTCGCCTTTGCCGATGCGCAGGCCTGTCTGGATGGCGCGCGCGACATCCTGTCGGAGCAATGGGCGGAGGATGCAACTCTTGTCGGCAAGCTGCGCGAATGGCTGTGGACGAATGGCCTGTTCGAGAGCAAGGTGGCGGAAGGCAAGGAGAAGGACGGCGACAAGTTCCGCGACTACTTCGACTACGCTGAACCGATTGGCAAGGTGCCTTCGCATCGCGCGCTGGCGGTGTTCCGAGGCTGGCTGGCTGAGGTGCTGACGGTGAAGCTGGTGCAGCCCGTGCCGGAGATTGCGCCGGCGCCCGGCACGCTGACCGTGTGCGAGGGCATGGTGGCGAGCCAAGTGCAATGGTCGCATCAGGCTCGTGCGGCGGATGACTGGCTGAAACGGGTGGTGAGCTGGACCTGGAAGGTGAAGCTGGCACCGGCGCTGGAGCGCGACCTGTTCGCCCGCCTGCGCGAGGGTGCGGAGGAGGTGGCGATCAAGGTGTTCGGCGATAACGTGCGTGATCTGCTGCTCGCGGCACCGGCCGGCAACAAGGTGGTGATGGGGCTCGACCCCGGCATTCGCACCGGCGTGAAGGTGGCGGTGGTGGATGCGACCGGCAAGGTGGTCGCTACCAACACGGTGTACCCGCATGAGCCGCGCAAGGACTGGGACGGCTCGCTGCACACGCTGCGCAAGCTGTGTGAGGCACATGGTGTGCAGCTGATTGCAATCGGCAACGGCACGGCAAGTCGTGAAACGGATCAGCTGGCAGCGGATCTGATCAAGCAGTTGGGAGCGGGGGTGACCAAGGTGGTCGTCAGCGAAGCGGGCGCATCGGTGTACTCCGCGAGCGAATACGCATCGCAGGAGTTGCCCGATCTGGATGTCAGTTTGCGTGGCGCGGTGAGCATCGCACGGCGTTTGCAGGACCCGCTCGCCGAGCTGGTGAAGATCGATCCGAAGTCCATCGGTGTGGGTCAGTATCAGCACGACGTGAACCAGTCGCTGCTGGCGAAGAAGCTCGATGCGGTAGTCGAGGACTGCGTGAACTCGGTGGGCGTTGACGTGAATCTTGCCTCGGCGCCGCTGCTGACGCGCGTGGCCGGACTCAGCGCTAGCAACGCGCGCAACATCGTGGCGCATCGCGAACAGCATGGCGCGTTCGGTGATCGCGACGAGATCCGCAAGGTCTCGGGCATCGGGCCGAAGACCTTTGAGCAGTGCGCCGGCTTTTTACGCATTCAGGGCGGTGCCAATCCGCTGGACGCCAGCGCCGTTCACCCCGAGAGCTATGCGCTGGTGCAAAAGATCATTGAGCGCGCGAAGAAGCCGCTATCCGAACTGCTCGGCAACGGCGCCGCATTGAAGGCGGTGCCCGCCAATGCCTTTGTGGCGGATGGCGTTGGTGAAATCACCGTGCGTGACGTGCTCGCCGAGCTCGAAAAGCCGGGCCGCGATCCGCGCCCCGAGTTCAAAGTGGCGCGCTTCAACGAGGGCG
This is a stretch of genomic DNA from Casimicrobium huifangae. It encodes these proteins:
- a CDS encoding Tex family protein, with the protein product MPESLIVRLARDVVIAPKQAEAAVALLDGGATVPFIARYRKEVTDGLDDVQLRFLEERLSYLRELDERRDVVLATIKEQGKLTDELAVALDRCVTKQEIEDLYLPYKVKRRTKAQIAREAGLQPLADALYTDPTLTPLAEAAKFVNTVPPADGAAVAFADAQACLDGARDILSEQWAEDATLVGKLREWLWTNGLFESKVAEGKEKDGDKFRDYFDYAEPIGKVPSHRALAVFRGWLAEVLTVKLVQPVPEIAPAPGTLTVCEGMVASQVQWSHQARAADDWLKRVVSWTWKVKLAPALERDLFARLREGAEEVAIKVFGDNVRDLLLAAPAGNKVVMGLDPGIRTGVKVAVVDATGKVVATNTVYPHEPRKDWDGSLHTLRKLCEAHGVQLIAIGNGTASRETDQLAADLIKQLGAGVTKVVVSEAGASVYSASEYASQELPDLDVSLRGAVSIARRLQDPLAELVKIDPKSIGVGQYQHDVNQSLLAKKLDAVVEDCVNSVGVDVNLASAPLLTRVAGLSASNARNIVAHREQHGAFGDRDEIRKVSGIGPKTFEQCAGFLRIQGGANPLDASAVHPESYALVQKIIERAKKPLSELLGNGAALKAVPANAFVADGVGEITVRDVLAELEKPGRDPRPEFKVARFNEGVNDIKDLVEGMILEGTVTNVAAFGAFVDVGAHQDGLVHVSQLANKFVKDPKDVVKAGQIVKVKVVEVDVARKRIALTMKLDAEVRPRGDHEPQRHGAGSRDRAWQGAPHRGAPRAPDGAMAAAFAALKRQ